From one bacterium Scap17 genomic stretch:
- the sufT gene encoding putative Fe-S cluster assembly protein SufT, whose protein sequence is MSHTEDQLASLGKGQKMPLQRDVEGISVPFGKSVTLKEDAVVEVMQAKGGTVSVAFEGRMYLIESFSLDALGLDAVPRPHLPAGQSDADIEAFVWAQLRTCFDPEIPVDIVELGLVYGCRIDTLISGEKMVNLKMTLTAPGCGMGNVIAEDAKRKILGAEDVSKVHVEIVFSPPWSREMMSEEARLELGMF, encoded by the coding sequence ATGAGCCACACCGAAGACCAGCTGGCCAGCCTCGGCAAGGGCCAGAAGATGCCGTTGCAGCGGGACGTGGAGGGTATCTCGGTACCGTTCGGCAAGTCGGTGACATTGAAGGAAGACGCCGTTGTCGAGGTCATGCAGGCCAAGGGCGGGACGGTCAGCGTAGCCTTCGAGGGTCGCATGTACCTGATCGAGAGTTTCAGTCTCGATGCGCTGGGGCTGGACGCCGTGCCGCGTCCGCATCTGCCGGCCGGCCAGAGCGATGCCGATATCGAGGCCTTCGTCTGGGCCCAGCTGCGCACCTGCTTCGACCCCGAGATCCCGGTCGACATCGTCGAGCTGGGGCTGGTCTATGGCTGTCGTATCGACACCCTGATCAGTGGCGAGAAGATGGTCAATCTCAAGATGACCTTGACCGCGCCGGGCTGCGGCATGGGCAACGTGATTGCCGAAGATGCCAAGCGCAAGATTCTCGGCGCCGAGGATGTCTCCAAGGTCCACGTCGAGATCGTGTTCTCGCCGCCCTGGTCGCGCGAGATGATGAGTGAAGAGGCGCGCCTGGAGCTGGGCATGTTCTGA
- a CDS encoding sanA-like protein: MQRVIMRAGWTIVGLLAAGAMAVVGLNLWVVMATHDRIATSPLTCQSREVGIVFGTSHGLVGGGSNPHYQARLDTAAQLYRLRRVSNLLLSGDNRTRYYNEPMTMWRDLRARNVPQEFMTLDYAGFSTFDTLVRAHKVFGVDEAVLVTQPWHLPRALFIADALGLEAVGCPAISERQPPGLKLMLREWLARAATVGDLYLWGRKPRFLGPQETLPTPVLSSHSSSQPSSSHSLDKPVSPAADSVAAGVGQQATASRDVADAENAADTPDPHALACQAQASLLASLPEVKQALLQWLPVRSDAN; encoded by the coding sequence ATGCAGCGAGTGATCATGCGGGCTGGCTGGACCATCGTCGGTCTACTGGCCGCCGGTGCAATGGCGGTGGTCGGGCTCAACCTCTGGGTCGTGATGGCAACGCACGATCGCATTGCCACGTCACCGCTGACCTGCCAGAGCCGTGAGGTGGGGATCGTGTTCGGCACCTCACACGGCCTGGTGGGCGGGGGCAGCAATCCACACTATCAGGCACGTCTCGATACCGCCGCCCAGCTCTACCGCCTGCGCCGCGTCTCCAACCTGCTGCTCTCGGGGGACAACCGCACGCGTTACTACAATGAGCCGATGACCATGTGGCGTGACCTGCGAGCACGCAACGTGCCGCAGGAGTTCATGACGCTCGATTACGCGGGCTTCTCCACCTTCGATACCCTCGTGCGAGCGCACAAGGTCTTCGGTGTCGATGAGGCGGTGCTGGTCACCCAGCCGTGGCATTTGCCGCGTGCACTGTTCATCGCCGATGCACTGGGCCTGGAGGCAGTGGGTTGCCCGGCCATCTCCGAACGCCAGCCGCCGGGGCTCAAGCTGATGCTGCGCGAGTGGCTGGCCCGTGCGGCGACAGTGGGAGACCTTTACCTGTGGGGGCGCAAGCCGCGCTTTCTCGGGCCGCAGGAGACGCTGCCGACGCCGGTCTTGTCATCGCACTCATCATCGCAGCCCTCATCATCTCACTCCTTGGACAAGCCCGTGTCACCGGCGGCGGACTCGGTGGCTGCCGGAGTAGGGCAGCAGGCCACTGCCAGTCGTGATGTGGCGGATGCAGAGAATGCTGCCGACACGCCGGACCCGCATGCCCTCGCGTGTCAGGCACAGGCAAGCCTGCTGGCCAGTCTGCCCGAGGTGAAGCAGGCACTGCTCCAGTGGCTGCCTGTCAGATCTGATGCGAACTAG
- a CDS encoding YceI family protein: protein MQQTKLDGREPLVHPAIQFTLLSVRASYCLGSRRHVRLTVSRITCLKEDSPMRFQTALRTLTATLILSSAASAQAAWKLDGDVSQLSFQTTKMAKSGASTVETNAFTSWRARVNDAGQLSVEIDLDSASTGIDIRDQRVSEKLFESGTYPLAVMTASLDMPTLKVMESGDTQKVDVEGQLTLHDNTQNLPMSLQVTRLRGDRWLVQTLTPVMVDAEQFALVDGIRTLRDLAGLGNIATQVPVSVKAVMVQED from the coding sequence ATGCAGCAAACGAAACTGGATGGGCGGGAACCTCTCGTCCATCCGGCTATCCAATTCACGTTGCTGAGCGTCCGGGCAAGTTACTGCCTCGGGTCGCGGCGGCACGTCCGTTTGACGGTTTCCCGTATCACCTGCCTCAAGGAAGACTCCCCAATGCGATTCCAGACTGCGCTGCGCACCCTGACCGCCACCCTGATTCTGAGTAGCGCTGCCAGCGCGCAGGCCGCCTGGAAGCTGGATGGTGATGTGTCACAGCTGAGCTTCCAGACCACCAAGATGGCCAAGTCGGGCGCCAGCACCGTCGAGACGAATGCTTTCACCTCCTGGCGGGCGCGCGTCAATGACGCCGGTCAGCTGTCGGTGGAGATCGACCTCGACTCGGCCAGTACCGGCATCGACATTCGTGACCAGCGCGTCAGCGAGAAGCTGTTCGAGTCCGGCACCTATCCGTTGGCCGTGATGACCGCCAGTCTCGACATGCCGACCCTCAAGGTGATGGAGTCGGGCGACACTCAGAAGGTGGATGTCGAAGGTCAGCTGACGCTGCACGACAATACCCAGAACCTGCCGATGAGCCTGCAGGTGACGCGCCTGCGCGGCGACCGCTGGCTGGTGCAGACCCTCACGCCTGTAATGGTCGATGCTGAGCAGTTCGCGCTGGTCGATGGCATTCGCACCCTGCGTGACCTGGCCGGGCTTGGCAACATCGCGACCCAGGTGCCAGTCAGCGTCAAGGCAGTAATGGTGCAGGAAGACTGA